One genomic region from Dehalobacter restrictus DSM 9455 encodes:
- a CDS encoding RluA family pseudouridine synthase, protein MTNHYFEDETQDHFIEEPDSEEWQFVQVAPGQRLDTALAECTSLSRSYIQNLIQQERVLVNSQPKKANYRVQEEDRIEISIPPAQKLDVLPEELPLDIVYEDDDLLVVNKPQGMVVHPAPGAWSGTLVNALLYHCQNLSGINGVIRPGIIHRIDKDTSGLLVVAKTDDAHHHLAHQIKEHSVGRSYRAVVHGLMSEPSGTVDAPIGRDPKDRKKMAVVFKNSRNAVTHYYVLERFMQFTEIKAVLDTGRTHQIRVHMAYLKHPVLGDPLYGPKKNPFGMTGQVLHAETLSFIHPRTGEKMTFTADPPESFRDVLEKLKNSD, encoded by the coding sequence ATGACGAATCATTATTTTGAAGATGAAACGCAGGATCATTTTATTGAGGAGCCGGACAGCGAGGAATGGCAGTTTGTTCAGGTAGCTCCCGGCCAGCGGCTGGATACGGCGCTGGCGGAATGCACCTCACTGAGCAGAAGCTATATACAAAACCTTATCCAGCAGGAACGCGTGCTTGTCAATAGCCAGCCTAAGAAGGCCAATTACCGGGTTCAGGAAGAAGACCGTATTGAGATCAGTATTCCTCCTGCGCAGAAGCTGGATGTTCTGCCTGAAGAATTACCGCTGGATATTGTGTATGAAGATGATGATCTTCTTGTGGTCAATAAACCTCAGGGCATGGTGGTGCATCCTGCTCCTGGTGCGTGGAGCGGAACGCTGGTCAACGCACTGCTGTATCACTGCCAAAACCTTTCCGGGATTAATGGTGTCATCCGCCCGGGAATTATTCACCGGATCGACAAAGATACTTCCGGGCTGTTGGTCGTTGCTAAAACGGATGACGCGCATCATCATCTTGCCCATCAGATTAAAGAGCACAGTGTTGGACGAAGCTACAGGGCTGTCGTTCACGGGCTGATGTCTGAACCGTCGGGAACTGTGGATGCACCCATTGGCAGAGATCCAAAGGATCGTAAGAAAATGGCGGTTGTTTTTAAGAATTCCCGCAATGCGGTGACGCACTATTATGTACTGGAACGATTTATGCAATTTACCGAGATCAAAGCGGTGTTGGATACAGGAAGGACCCACCAGATCAGAGTACATATGGCCTATTTGAAACATCCTGTGCTGGGAGACCCGCTTTACGGGCCAAAAAAAAATCCTTTTGGCATGACTGGGCAGGTTCTTCATGCCGAGACACTGAGTTTTATTCATCCGAGGACCGGAGAAAAGATGACATTTACGGCAGATCCACCCGAATCATTTCGGGACGTTCTGGAAAAGCTAAAGAATAGCGATTGA
- the lspA gene encoding signal peptidase II yields MPFLYTWVTLIVVLVLDRLSKWVVQSNMTLGESRVVIPGFFHLTYILNPGAAFGMLQGQKWVLVTVSVIVLAALFYFQRKVPHGQRLMRVSMGLIGGGALGNLWDRLLTGKVIDFLDFKVWSYIFNIADSMIVIGGILLIILLMRMKEDTNDESLF; encoded by the coding sequence TTGCCATTCTTATATACCTGGGTAACACTGATCGTTGTCTTAGTCTTAGACCGTCTCAGTAAATGGGTCGTTCAAAGCAATATGACGTTGGGAGAAAGCCGGGTCGTTATCCCGGGCTTTTTCCATCTGACATATATATTGAATCCCGGTGCGGCCTTTGGCATGCTGCAGGGCCAAAAGTGGGTGCTGGTCACTGTTTCTGTAATTGTTCTTGCCGCCCTGTTCTATTTTCAAAGAAAAGTGCCGCACGGACAAAGGCTTATGCGGGTAAGCATGGGTCTGATCGGGGGCGGAGCGCTCGGTAATCTCTGGGACCGATTGCTTACCGGAAAAGTGATTGATTTTCTAGATTTCAAGGTCTGGTCCTATATTTTTAATATCGCCGACAGCATGATTGTCATCGGCGGTATCTTGTTGATTATACTTTTGATGCGAATGAAAGAGGATACAAATGACGAATCATTATTTTGA
- the pduL gene encoding phosphate propanoyltransferase, whose amino-acid sequence MRTFSVPVGISNRHLHLSEEHINQLFGENSTLTKKKDLSQPGQFAAEETVTLIGPKGKLEGVRVLGPARDETQIELAVTDAIKLGLNISARDSGNTEGTPGINISAGDKKVSLERGVIAAMRHIHASEDDALQYGIKDKDMVKVLFEGPRGGILHNVLVRVKSTYALDLHIDTDEANALGLKNGDTGTVIIED is encoded by the coding sequence ATGCGTACATTTTCTGTTCCGGTTGGAATATCCAATCGTCATCTTCATCTTTCGGAGGAACATATCAACCAGCTTTTTGGTGAAAACAGTACACTTACTAAAAAGAAAGACTTAAGTCAGCCCGGACAGTTTGCGGCTGAAGAGACTGTAACACTGATCGGTCCCAAAGGGAAACTTGAGGGAGTCCGTGTCCTGGGGCCTGCCCGTGATGAAACCCAGATTGAACTTGCTGTGACAGACGCGATTAAACTGGGATTAAACATTTCGGCAAGAGATTCCGGTAATACCGAAGGGACACCCGGTATTAATATTTCAGCCGGAGATAAAAAAGTAAGTCTGGAACGCGGAGTCATTGCTGCGATGCGTCATATCCATGCCAGTGAAGACGATGCGCTGCAGTATGGTATCAAGGATAAGGATATGGTAAAAGTGCTTTTTGAAGGACCTCGTGGCGGCATTCTTCATAACGTTCTGGTCAGAGTAAAATCAACTTATGCACTTGATCTGCACATCGATACCGATGAAGCGAATGCGCTGGGGCTTAAAAACGGAGACACCGGAACGGTGATCATTGAGGATTAA
- a CDS encoding IS5 family transposase, which translates to MGQQTFSDIEYSNRRKKTKREEFLEIMNEIIPWDEWVALIQPHYFDGKRGRPPLGIEKMLRMYLLQIWFSLSDEGVEDAIYDSYAMRKFMGIDFIHEQAPDATTLLKFRHLIEESGLGKAFFEAINRCLEQCGHIMKGGTIVDATLISAPSSTKNASGSRDPEMHQTKKGNQWYFGMKCHIGVDAGTGYIHGIAATGANVHDIAEASKLMRPEDEVFYGDAGYLGLNKRPEITEDPHKSQIDYRIAERPGKKRSMDNGPARDFYCHIEFRKASVRAKVEHAFHIIKNIFGFKKVCYRGIAKNLNRLYMLAASANLLMCARSGGWRSQCA; encoded by the coding sequence ATGGGGCAACAAACCTTTTCGGATATAGAATACTCAAACCGACGGAAGAAAACGAAACGAGAAGAATTTCTTGAAATAATGAACGAGATCATCCCCTGGGACGAATGGGTGGCGCTTATACAGCCGCACTATTTTGACGGTAAGCGCGGTCGTCCACCGCTCGGGATTGAAAAAATGCTGAGAATGTATCTGCTGCAGATATGGTTTAGCCTTTCTGACGAAGGTGTAGAGGATGCCATTTACGACAGTTACGCCATGCGAAAATTTATGGGAATAGACTTCATACATGAGCAGGCGCCGGATGCGACCACCCTGCTCAAATTCCGTCATTTGATTGAGGAAAGCGGCTTAGGGAAGGCATTCTTTGAGGCGATCAACCGTTGTTTGGAACAGTGCGGACATATCATGAAAGGTGGAACCATTGTTGACGCCACACTGATCAGCGCGCCATCCTCAACGAAGAACGCAAGCGGTAGCCGCGATCCGGAGATGCACCAAACAAAGAAGGGTAATCAGTGGTATTTCGGCATGAAATGCCATATCGGTGTGGACGCAGGGACCGGTTATATTCATGGTATAGCGGCAACAGGCGCAAATGTGCATGACATAGCCGAAGCGTCAAAGCTAATGAGGCCGGAAGACGAGGTTTTCTACGGTGACGCCGGATATTTGGGACTAAATAAACGACCGGAAATCACAGAGGACCCTCACAAATCACAAATTGATTACCGTATCGCTGAGCGTCCCGGAAAGAAACGCAGCATGGACAATGGCCCTGCACGGGATTTTTATTGCCATATAGAGTTTCGGAAAGCGTCTGTCCGAGCCAAAGTGGAGCACGCCTTTCATATCATTAAGAACATATTTGGCTTCAAAAAGGTTTGTTATAGAGGAATTGCCAAGAATCTGAATAGACTGTATATGCTGGCCGCCAGCGCAAACCTGCTGATGTGCGCCCGAAGCGGCGGCTGGCGAAGCCAATGCGCGTAA
- a CDS encoding cell division protein SepF, producing the protein MAKILDKFIGIMGFGDDEDDFEPEELEEEYSGRAEKSRNSSFRDNALREPAPSESFSRETYKDNALKRKQASVVSIHTQKQVRVIVVEPVSFEEAQGIAEHLKARKSVILNLERTDGHLSQRIVDFISGTTYALGGNMQKVGNGIFLFVPNNVDISGELNYKTTERDILWPKTNN; encoded by the coding sequence ATGGCAAAGATACTTGACAAATTTATAGGTATTATGGGTTTTGGGGACGATGAGGACGATTTCGAACCTGAAGAATTAGAAGAAGAGTATTCCGGAAGAGCAGAAAAGTCCAGAAACAGCAGTTTCAGAGATAATGCGCTCAGAGAACCTGCTCCGAGCGAATCCTTCAGCAGGGAAACATACAAAGACAATGCCCTGAAAAGAAAACAGGCTTCTGTGGTCAGCATTCACACCCAAAAGCAGGTAAGGGTCATCGTCGTAGAGCCGGTCTCTTTCGAGGAAGCCCAGGGAATTGCCGAACACCTTAAAGCCCGCAAATCAGTTATTCTGAACCTGGAACGGACCGACGGTCATTTGTCCCAGCGAATCGTTGATTTTATCAGCGGTACGACCTATGCTTTAGGTGGGAATATGCAGAAGGTTGGCAATGGTATTTTTCTGTTTGTCCCAAATAATGTGGATATTAGCGGCGAGCTGAATTACAAAACGACCGAGCGGGATATCCTCTGGCCTAAAACCAACAATTAA
- a CDS encoding YggS family pyridoxal phosphate-dependent enzyme, which translates to MSIVNNISEVQQKIAAAAARAGRSPKDIALLAVSKTVPEDRIMEAYRAGLRAFGENKVQEWQTKHLLLPQDCQWHIIGHLQTNKVKYLDDSIALIHSLDRFALLEKLNLEGEKRQIRWKTLVQVNVARDEAKAGLEIEEIQDFMDSVHDFPYVTVHGLMTIGALNAGPEETRGYFRKLREIRDDLLTKGAGGPDGLPHLSMGMSQDYETAVEEGTTIVRVGSTIFGHRN; encoded by the coding sequence ATGAGTATAGTCAATAACATTTCGGAAGTACAGCAAAAAATCGCGGCAGCTGCTGCGAGAGCAGGCCGCAGCCCGAAAGATATCGCACTTCTGGCCGTATCCAAGACAGTACCTGAAGACAGGATCATGGAAGCATACAGGGCAGGCTTAAGGGCTTTCGGGGAAAATAAAGTACAGGAGTGGCAGACCAAGCATCTCTTGCTGCCGCAGGATTGCCAGTGGCATATCATTGGCCACCTGCAGACGAATAAGGTAAAATACCTAGACGACAGCATCGCGCTCATTCATTCGCTGGATCGCTTTGCTCTGTTGGAGAAGCTGAATCTGGAAGGGGAAAAACGCCAGATCAGATGGAAGACGCTTGTCCAGGTCAATGTTGCGAGGGATGAGGCCAAAGCCGGTCTCGAGATCGAAGAAATTCAGGACTTTATGGATAGCGTGCACGATTTCCCCTATGTGACTGTTCACGGACTAATGACGATTGGGGCCCTTAATGCCGGACCCGAAGAAACAAGAGGGTATTTCCGGAAACTCAGGGAGATCAGAGATGATTTACTGACGAAAGGTGCCGGAGGGCCTGATGGTCTTCCCCACTTGTCGATGGGGATGAGCCAGGATTATGAAACTGCGGTCGAAGAGGGCACTACGATTGTCCGGGTCGGAAGCACGATTTTTGGACACAGGAATTAA
- a CDS encoding HlyD family efflux transporter periplasmic adaptor subunit, with amino-acid sequence MSIIGLFLWDYRSSWIAGSLSFETVHQGLVQHEKTVKAVFANTETVLTAPAEGTVVLVGAEGRRFKKGESVARVIPAGVGHEQSDSGIWISAPVSGLFYSQRDGLEQIMTSENLMNMDLDRLLAQTQNDGTETKQTETAQGNGQSADNSQNTTVSLHSPIGKMVNNLYPSWVFVYLGIQDSLAIGDVVEFVIDDEECYGTVMKLSAQPGGAVIRFSQYVQGTTENRIREIIWRFRSPTKGSVVPASALCTSGEEKGVYVLEDGVIRYQSVIVKDSNENLVCVEGLPEGVRVVVNPVEGIEGMYVKS; translated from the coding sequence TTGTCTATAATCGGCCTATTCCTTTGGGATTACCGGTCATCGTGGATTGCCGGCTCACTTTCGTTTGAGACTGTTCATCAGGGCCTTGTACAACACGAAAAAACAGTGAAGGCCGTATTTGCCAATACGGAAACCGTACTGACGGCGCCGGCTGAAGGAACCGTTGTACTGGTTGGCGCGGAAGGAAGAAGATTTAAAAAGGGTGAATCAGTAGCCCGCGTGATCCCTGCCGGAGTAGGACATGAGCAATCTGACTCAGGGATATGGATAAGCGCACCGGTTTCGGGCCTGTTTTATTCGCAGCGGGACGGGCTGGAACAGATCATGACATCGGAAAATCTGATGAATATGGATCTGGACAGATTATTGGCCCAGACGCAAAATGACGGGACAGAAACGAAGCAGACAGAGACTGCCCAGGGGAACGGTCAATCTGCGGATAACAGTCAGAATACCACGGTCAGTCTGCATTCCCCGATCGGCAAGATGGTGAACAACCTTTATCCGAGCTGGGTATTTGTGTATCTGGGGATCCAGGATTCCCTGGCTATTGGAGATGTTGTTGAGTTTGTGATTGATGACGAAGAATGCTATGGTACGGTCATGAAACTTTCGGCGCAGCCCGGAGGAGCAGTGATCCGTTTTAGTCAATATGTTCAAGGGACAACGGAGAACAGGATACGCGAAATTATCTGGAGATTTCGGTCCCCGACCAAGGGTTCGGTCGTTCCTGCCAGTGCCTTGTGCACCTCCGGTGAGGAAAAAGGAGTCTATGTCCTGGAGGATGGCGTGATCCGCTACCAGAGTGTCATCGTCAAGGACAGCAACGAGAATTTAGTCTGTGTCGAAGGTCTTCCAGAAGGCGTTCGGGTTGTCGTTAACCCGGTAGAGGGCATTGAAGGCATGTATGTAAAGTCTTGA
- the pgeF gene encoding peptidoglycan editing factor PgeF: MAWERQTVGGLAYLKIPKWSLHGVTAVFSTRDGGVGSPPYSSLNLALHVGDTIDDVLHNRRIFLAGIGRSPEDCVTAEQVHGTAVRFVTEKDRGRGMQDLVSALPSCDGMLTAQDVGLLTFYADCVPVFFFHPRSRIIGLAHAGWRGTAANIVQEMVNRMIQVGADAEECLAAIGPCIGPCCYVVGDSVASIFREKWNEPSVLSETEPGEYSLDLQEANRQLLISAGIRAENISTAQMCTSCHAGEFFSYRREGITGRMAAYIGFS, from the coding sequence ATGGCATGGGAAAGACAAACGGTCGGCGGGCTGGCTTACCTGAAAATTCCTAAATGGTCCCTTCACGGAGTAACCGCCGTGTTCTCGACCAGGGACGGGGGCGTCGGCAGCCCGCCTTATTCCTCTTTGAATCTGGCTTTGCATGTCGGTGATACGATTGATGATGTTTTACATAATAGACGGATATTTCTGGCCGGAATAGGGCGTTCACCAGAAGACTGTGTCACCGCTGAACAGGTTCACGGCACTGCTGTACGGTTTGTAACAGAAAAAGACCGGGGCAGGGGTATGCAGGATTTGGTATCGGCGCTGCCATCCTGCGATGGAATGCTTACAGCGCAGGATGTAGGGTTGCTAACTTTTTATGCGGATTGTGTGCCTGTCTTCTTTTTTCATCCGCGCAGCAGAATCATCGGGCTTGCGCATGCCGGCTGGAGAGGAACGGCAGCTAATATCGTCCAAGAGATGGTGAACAGGATGATTCAAGTTGGAGCTGATGCGGAAGAATGTTTGGCCGCGATCGGCCCCTGCATCGGACCGTGCTGTTATGTCGTTGGAGATTCCGTCGCTTCAATATTTCGAGAAAAATGGAACGAACCTTCCGTGCTTTCGGAAACGGAACCGGGTGAGTACAGTCTGGATTTACAGGAAGCAAACCGTCAGTTGTTGATCTCCGCCGGAATTCGTGCAGAGAATATATCGACCGCTCAAATGTGCACATCTTGTCATGCCGGGGAATTCTTTTCTTACAGGAGAGAAGGGATAACCGGCAGGATGGCCGCTTATATCGGATTCTCATAA
- a CDS encoding YlmC/YmxH family sporulation protein, protein MRVSELRVLDIINIEDGRRLGPVIDLDLDLEKGIVKGIVIMASSRAKGFFGSGKAGDVFVPWEKVIKIGIDVILVDGRDLININY, encoded by the coding sequence ATGAGAGTCTCTGAATTGAGGGTACTCGATATTATCAATATAGAGGACGGGCGGCGCTTAGGGCCGGTCATCGACCTTGATCTGGATTTGGAAAAAGGAATTGTGAAAGGCATCGTTATCATGGCTTCCTCCCGGGCGAAAGGCTTCTTTGGCAGTGGGAAGGCGGGCGACGTATTTGTTCCTTGGGAAAAAGTGATCAAGATCGGTATTGATGTAATCCTGGTCGACGGCAGGGATTTAATCAATATCAACTATTAA
- the sigG gene encoding RNA polymerase sporulation sigma factor SigG — translation MVLNKVEICGVNTSKLPVLSGAKMKELFLKFQAGDKSAREQLVRGNLRLVLSVIQRFSNRGEHVDDLFQVGCIGLMKAIDNFDLGQNVKFSTYAVPMIIGEIRRYLRDNNPIRVSRSLRDIAYKALQVRDKLASECSREPTINEIAEKLEISHEDVIFALDAIQEPVSLFEPIYHDGGDPIFVMDQIGDDKQSDKLWLESLSIKEGMGKLGEREKKIISLRFFQGKTQMEVAEEIGISQAQVSRLEKAALKYMRKHV, via the coding sequence ATGGTCTTAAACAAGGTTGAGATCTGCGGAGTGAATACGTCCAAACTGCCCGTCTTAAGTGGTGCCAAGATGAAAGAACTGTTTTTGAAATTTCAGGCCGGGGACAAGTCGGCTCGCGAACAACTAGTCCGGGGAAACCTTCGCCTGGTGCTCAGCGTGATTCAGCGGTTCAGCAATAGAGGGGAGCATGTGGACGACCTTTTTCAGGTAGGCTGTATCGGCTTGATGAAGGCGATCGACAATTTTGATCTTGGTCAGAACGTCAAGTTTTCTACCTACGCTGTCCCAATGATTATCGGGGAGATACGGCGCTATTTAAGGGATAACAATCCGATCAGAGTCAGCAGATCTTTACGGGATATCGCCTATAAAGCCCTACAGGTTCGGGATAAGCTGGCGTCCGAGTGCTCGCGGGAGCCGACAATCAATGAGATTGCCGAGAAACTGGAAATCTCTCACGAAGATGTTATTTTTGCGCTCGATGCGATCCAGGAACCTGTGTCGCTTTTTGAACCGATCTATCATGACGGTGGCGATCCGATTTTTGTCATGGATCAGATCGGTGATGACAAACAGTCGGACAAACTTTGGTTGGAATCACTTTCGATCAAGGAAGGTATGGGCAAACTCGGAGAAAGGGAAAAGAAGATTATCTCACTGCGCTTCTTCCAGGGTAAAACCCAGATGGAAGTGGCCGAAGAAATTGGGATATCCCAGGCCCAGGTTTCCCGCCTGGAAAAGGCAGCTCTGAAGTATATGCGCAAGCATGTCTAA
- the sigE gene encoding RNA polymerase sporulation sigma factor SigE, translating to MSAFKRKLIFLFLKLHRVREVFYVGSSEALPPPLRLEEEEYLITRLEHGDLSVKDMLIERNLRLVVYISRKFENTGIGIEDLVSIGTIGLIKAVNTFDPAKKIKLATYASRCIENEILMYLRRNNKIRTEVSFDEPLNIDWDGNELLLSDVLGTENDIISRPIEEEVDRQLLDLAMGSLSEREKLIMELRFGMGGCEEKTQKEVADRLGISQSYISRLEKRIIRRLRKEFVRLE from the coding sequence ATGTCAGCATTTAAGAGAAAATTAATTTTTTTGTTCCTGAAACTGCATCGGGTAAGGGAGGTCTTTTATGTCGGCAGCAGCGAAGCCCTGCCGCCCCCGCTGCGACTGGAAGAAGAGGAATATCTGATCACGAGACTCGAGCATGGGGACCTTTCGGTGAAAGATATGTTGATCGAGCGCAACCTAAGACTGGTTGTTTATATCTCCCGCAAATTTGAGAACACGGGAATCGGTATCGAGGATTTGGTCTCGATCGGGACGATCGGTTTGATTAAAGCGGTCAATACCTTTGATCCCGCCAAGAAAATCAAGCTGGCCACTTACGCTTCCCGCTGTATTGAAAATGAAATTCTGATGTATCTGCGCAGAAATAATAAAATAAGGACAGAGGTTTCTTTCGATGAACCTCTGAATATCGACTGGGACGGCAATGAGCTGCTTCTGTCCGATGTACTGGGAACCGAGAACGATATCATCTCGCGCCCGATTGAAGAGGAAGTCGACAGGCAGCTGCTGGACCTCGCAATGGGCAGTCTAAGTGAGCGGGAAAAACTGATCATGGAGCTTAGATTCGGCATGGGCGGATGCGAAGAAAAGACGCAAAAGGAGGTGGCTGACCGCCTCGGGATCTCGCAATCATACATATCCAGACTCGAAAAGCGCATCATACGCAGGCTGCGGAAAGAATTTGTCCGGTTGGAATGA
- a CDS encoding sigma-E processing peptidase SpoIIGA, which produces MVYLDIILFINGAMDAFLLVFTAHLLRKKIQVRNLLGAVLLGELPIVFIIFGPSWVIAVSRILIPVGMVAVALKTRTILDLAKGLLYFSLLASLSAGIYYALAGWLGLEGTGLALKDLWVLPVIALILTAGCRVWERIQKTTLFLDNVCYEVELSFENGRQAQIKALLDTGNELRDPLTGTPVMVVEEKAVAQALPEGIQRFLLMPWRESANPWTYIWNSEDPCIQKMVFISARGINGQTWLPGIRLGSVKIRQGEKVWEHAVTAALVPHGLNSEGKFVALLHPEHIQKPVGKEEIA; this is translated from the coding sequence ATGGTCTACCTGGATATTATTCTGTTCATCAATGGGGCTATGGATGCTTTTTTGTTGGTTTTTACGGCCCATCTGCTTCGAAAAAAGATTCAGGTTCGAAATCTACTGGGAGCAGTTCTTCTTGGCGAGCTGCCAATTGTATTCATCATCTTTGGTCCCTCGTGGGTCATCGCTGTTTCCAGAATCCTGATTCCTGTCGGCATGGTCGCAGTAGCTTTGAAAACCAGAACAATCCTTGACCTGGCTAAAGGACTCCTGTATTTCAGCCTTCTGGCATCCTTAAGCGCCGGAATCTATTATGCGCTGGCGGGTTGGCTTGGGCTGGAAGGCACAGGGCTGGCTTTAAAGGATTTATGGGTCCTGCCTGTGATTGCCCTGATTCTGACCGCAGGCTGCCGGGTCTGGGAGAGAATCCAAAAAACGACGTTATTTCTCGATAATGTATGCTACGAGGTTGAGCTGTCTTTTGAAAATGGACGGCAGGCACAGATTAAGGCACTGCTGGATACCGGAAACGAACTGCGGGATCCGCTGACCGGGACACCTGTGATGGTTGTGGAAGAAAAAGCTGTGGCCCAGGCCCTGCCGGAAGGAATTCAAAGGTTTCTGCTTATGCCCTGGCGGGAAAGTGCCAACCCCTGGACTTATATCTGGAATAGTGAAGACCCCTGTATACAAAAAATGGTGTTTATTTCCGCCAGGGGAATCAATGGCCAGACCTGGCTGCCGGGAATCCGGCTCGGATCTGTTAAGATCCGTCAGGGGGAAAAGGTATGGGAACATGCCGTTACCGCCGCCTTGGTCCCGCATGGTCTGAACTCGGAAGGTAAATTTGTGGCCCTGCTGCATCCGGAACATATTCAAAAGCCAGTTGGCAAGGAGGAGATCGCCTGA
- a CDS encoding peptidoglycan-binding domain-containing protein: MSLRLTRTLKLEMRGNDVRQLQIALIELGYNPGNPDGIFGPRTQSTVMAFQQNNGLVRDGIVGPATIAALNRTLTEPAFLKVGSRGPEVATLQSILKELGYDPGMDDGVFGPKTREAVIAFQRNYGLTQDGIAGPQTFTALDQVIRRKTT; the protein is encoded by the coding sequence ATGAGCCTTCGGTTAACTAGAACTCTCAAGCTAGAGATGCGTGGCAATGACGTCAGACAGCTGCAAATTGCACTGATCGAACTGGGTTATAATCCGGGGAATCCGGATGGTATCTTTGGTCCCCGTACCCAATCAACAGTAATGGCCTTTCAGCAAAATAACGGGCTGGTACGGGACGGAATTGTAGGTCCGGCAACTATAGCAGCTTTGAACAGGACCCTTACTGAACCTGCTTTTCTCAAAGTCGGTTCCCGAGGTCCGGAAGTTGCTACACTGCAGTCAATCCTTAAAGAACTCGGCTATGACCCAGGAATGGATGATGGAGTATTCGGGCCTAAGACCAGGGAAGCTGTGATTGCTTTCCAAAGAAATTATGGACTTACCCAAGATGGGATTGCGGGACCTCAGACTTTTACAGCTTTAGATCAGGTAATCCGCCGCAAGACGACGTAA
- the ftsZ gene encoding cell division protein FtsZ, whose product MLEFISDEMQFARIKVIGVGGGGNNAVNRMISVGLKGVEFIGLNTDAQALQMSRAAEKIQIGIKLTKGLGAGANPEIGHSAAEESRDEIAKALLGADMVFVAAGMGGGTGTGAAPVVAEIAREIGALTVGVVTRPFSFEGRKRAMQAERGILELKEKVDTLITIPNDRLLQVVDKHTTVQEAFSIADDVLLQGVQGISNLITIPGLINLDFADVKTIMSDTGSALMGIGQASGENRAVDAARKAISSPLLETSIEGAKGVLLNITGGPSLTLLEVNEASEIVGEAADQEANIIFGAVIDENLKDDVRVTVIATGFDQRSSFVKKVKNPQETAKMDDFNPFKDHVDIPNFLKYKR is encoded by the coding sequence ATGCTCGAATTCATTAGTGATGAGATGCAGTTTGCACGGATCAAGGTAATAGGAGTCGGCGGCGGCGGAAACAATGCCGTAAACAGAATGATTTCCGTTGGTCTTAAAGGAGTAGAGTTCATCGGGCTGAATACAGATGCTCAGGCGCTTCAAATGTCCAGAGCAGCTGAAAAAATACAAATCGGCATTAAACTCACCAAAGGACTCGGTGCAGGAGCTAATCCGGAGATCGGTCACAGTGCGGCCGAAGAGAGCCGCGACGAGATTGCCAAAGCGCTGCTCGGTGCCGATATGGTTTTCGTTGCCGCCGGTATGGGCGGGGGCACAGGAACGGGAGCTGCACCCGTTGTTGCCGAGATCGCCAGGGAAATTGGAGCCTTGACAGTCGGCGTTGTTACAAGGCCTTTCTCGTTCGAGGGACGCAAAAGAGCCATGCAGGCTGAAAGAGGAATCCTTGAACTGAAGGAAAAGGTTGATACGCTGATTACCATTCCAAATGACAGACTCTTGCAGGTTGTCGATAAACATACGACGGTCCAGGAAGCCTTCAGCATTGCAGATGACGTACTGCTGCAAGGCGTACAGGGAATTTCCAACCTGATCACTATTCCGGGACTTATCAATCTTGACTTTGCCGATGTCAAGACCATCATGTCCGATACCGGTTCGGCACTGATGGGTATTGGACAGGCTTCCGGAGAAAACAGAGCGGTCGATGCCGCCCGCAAGGCGATTTCGAGTCCGCTGCTTGAAACCTCGATTGAAGGCGCGAAGGGTGTTCTGCTGAATATCACCGGCGGTCCAAGCCTGACCCTGCTTGAAGTCAACGAAGCTTCCGAGATTGTCGGTGAAGCAGCCGATCAGGAGGCCAACATTATCTTCGGTGCAGTCATTGATGAAAACCTAAAAGATGATGTCCGGGTAACGGTCATCGCCACAGGCTTTGACCAGCGGTCCAGCTTTGTCAAAAAAGTAAAGAACCCACAGGAAACAGCCAAGATGGATGACTTCAATCCATTCAAGGATCACGTGGATATCCCGAATTTCCTGAAGTATAAAAGATAA